One stretch of Janibacter limosus DNA includes these proteins:
- a CDS encoding VWA domain-containing protein, which translates to MPDPLGERLVDLARSLRRHGVTVGTSEITDAASAARTLGLENRERLRTGLAATMMRRSADRAVFDQLFDIHFPAAVGARTGDDEPSAPTDTAGARERAAAIRDELIDALARGDEAELDRLASRALQELGRLSNESSSGGWSANQTIERLAPQTAIAAALQRARDAGDVTGGSGEGSGGSGSGSGGASGGGPPGGGSAWRPEQLSDRYDRDEIRGRVGAFRRKIETEAARRNAEVRGRERISRYGVRDPLERKDFLLTGTAEAAELHAVITPLSRKLAAKLAARQRRQSRGTIDIRRTLRAAMSTGGVPVRPAYKRRTRSRADIVLLCDMSGSVAGFSRFTMLLLQSLAGAFRRVRFIGFINTCDDITELVREAQFGEDISERVSREAQMTRWHGSSDYGSAFVDAVEHHLDAVGPRSTVLILGDARTNGTDPQVDALRELVSRAKHAVWLNPERSGMWDTGDSVASQYGQVVDMHEVRNIEQLRQFVSRLPVG; encoded by the coding sequence GGCTGGCCGCCACCATGATGCGTCGGTCCGCGGACCGGGCGGTCTTCGACCAGCTCTTCGACATCCACTTCCCCGCTGCGGTCGGGGCCCGGACAGGCGATGACGAGCCGTCCGCCCCGACGGACACCGCGGGCGCCCGTGAGCGTGCCGCCGCCATCCGCGACGAGCTCATCGACGCGCTGGCCCGCGGCGACGAGGCCGAGCTCGATCGACTCGCGTCTCGGGCGCTGCAGGAGCTGGGCCGCCTGTCCAACGAGTCGTCGTCGGGTGGCTGGTCGGCCAACCAGACCATCGAGCGCCTCGCCCCGCAGACGGCGATTGCCGCTGCGTTGCAGCGGGCCAGGGACGCCGGCGATGTGACCGGCGGTTCGGGCGAAGGGTCGGGCGGCAGCGGCTCCGGCAGCGGTGGGGCCTCCGGCGGCGGCCCCCCCGGAGGCGGGAGCGCATGGCGGCCCGAGCAGCTGAGCGACCGCTACGACCGCGACGAGATCCGCGGTCGGGTCGGGGCCTTCCGTCGCAAGATCGAGACCGAGGCCGCGCGCCGCAACGCCGAGGTCCGCGGACGCGAGCGCATCTCCCGCTACGGGGTGCGCGACCCCTTGGAGCGCAAGGACTTCCTTCTCACCGGGACGGCGGAGGCAGCCGAGCTGCACGCCGTCATCACGCCCCTGTCGCGCAAGCTCGCCGCCAAGCTGGCCGCCCGCCAGCGCCGCCAGTCGCGCGGCACCATCGACATCCGGCGCACCCTGCGCGCTGCGATGTCCACCGGCGGGGTGCCGGTGCGCCCCGCGTACAAGCGGCGCACCCGCAGCCGCGCCGACATCGTCCTGCTGTGTGACATGTCGGGGTCGGTCGCGGGCTTCTCCCGCTTCACGATGCTGCTGCTCCAGTCGCTGGCCGGGGCCTTCCGCCGGGTGCGCTTCATCGGCTTCATCAACACCTGCGACGACATCACCGAGCTGGTGCGCGAGGCGCAGTTCGGCGAGGACATCAGCGAACGCGTCTCCCGGGAGGCGCAGATGACCCGTTGGCACGGCTCGAGCGACTACGGCTCGGCCTTCGTCGACGCCGTCGAGCACCACCTCGATGCCGTGGGGCCGCGCTCGACCGTGCTCATTCTCGGCGACGCCCGCACCAACGGCACCGACCCGCAGGTGGACGCCCTGCGTGAGCTGGTCTCCCGGGCCAAGCACGCCGTCTGGCTCAACCCCGAGCGGTCGGGCATGTGGGACACCGGCGACTCGGTCGCCAGCCAGTACGGGCAGGTCGTCGACATGCACGAGGTGCGCAACATCGAGCAGCTGCGGCAGTTCGTCTCCCGCCTCCCGGTCGGGTGA
- a CDS encoding response regulator transcription factor → MPPTPSPRVLIVEDDPTINQALTDRFVAEGFEVTRAHDGPSAVTAFAEHSPEVVVLDLMLPGFDGLEVCRRIQAVRPVPVLMLTARDDESDIIVGLGVGADDYLTKPFRMREVVARVRALLRRVERAAELGRSDDGPVQHDGLLLDERTRRCTVSGHAVHLTPTEFDLITLLAREPGVVLRREHIVADLWGWDDGLGRGSLDSHIKSLRTKVGAHRIRTVHGVGYALDDGSGQ, encoded by the coding sequence ATGCCTCCCACCCCCTCCCCGCGCGTCCTGATCGTCGAGGACGACCCGACGATCAACCAGGCCCTGACGGACCGCTTCGTGGCCGAGGGCTTCGAGGTCACGCGGGCCCACGACGGACCGAGCGCGGTGACCGCCTTCGCCGAGCACTCCCCCGAGGTCGTCGTCCTCGACCTCATGCTCCCCGGCTTCGACGGGCTCGAGGTCTGCCGTCGCATCCAGGCCGTGCGGCCGGTGCCCGTCCTCATGCTCACGGCCCGCGACGACGAGAGCGACATCATCGTCGGGCTCGGCGTCGGCGCCGACGACTACCTGACCAAGCCCTTCCGGATGCGCGAGGTCGTCGCCCGGGTCCGAGCCCTGCTGCGGCGGGTCGAGCGGGCGGCCGAGCTGGGTCGCAGCGACGACGGGCCGGTCCAGCACGACGGACTGCTCCTCGACGAGCGCACCCGACGCTGCACCGTCAGCGGTCACGCGGTGCACCTCACGCCGACCGAGTTCGACCTGATCACGCTGCTCGCCCGCGAGCCCGGAGTCGTTTTGCGCCGGGAACACATCGTCGCCGACCTGTGGGGCTGGGACGACGGGCTGGGACGCGGCAGCCTCGACAGCCACATCAAGTCCTTGCGCACCAAGGTGGGCGCGCACCGCATCCGCACCGTGCACGGCGTCGGCTACGCCCTCGACGACGGATCCGGGCAGTGA